The nucleotide sequence GCTTTAAAGATTTTGCTCACTACGAATCCtaaatctgtctgtgtttggaaAGCTAGTAGCTAGTAGTGGGTATTTTGTCATGCAGATCCATGGAAAAAATCAGTTCTGGTATGGTGAAATATTAGAGTTGTCGATTTCATTGGACCCAAGACAAACAAGTTTACAATGTTTTTCTGGGTAACATAACAAGAACAAACAATATTGGTTAttacaaaatgcttttgttCAGCTGCTGTGGCTAAATTATAACAGATTCAAATAATGTTGAAAGGAGGATAATTTTACTGTACACGCTGGCCTCTTGTCTGGTTTCTTCATGAGCCATAAGAAAAGTTCATCACCAAACAAGGACTCTCACTTAAAGACTTGCAATAAAAGTTAAAGTGATGTCTGTGTGCTACAATTCCCGTCTAAGAAAAGGAACAATTAAAATATTCCACTCATGCCACAGGCACAGtataatttttattattgacCTACACTTCTATCTACATTTATTCACTCCACTACCCTAAATGTGGAGCAGGTGCCCTGGGCAACAGACTGATAACACACAACTATTTTCATCACCTTGCAATGACACATTTTATACCTGGTTGTGTATGATGAACTTGAAACAAATGGGTCATTTTAGAATAAATGGTTTTGAGGAATTGGACTAGGAAtctaacaaaaatataacatgtGGTTTATGTTTAAGTGACAGTTAATTTGCATGGCATTTATTTGCAAAGTCTCTAAAATAACTAATtccatttatgtgtgtgcgtttttGTGTGTTGCTTTAATTGTTCTCCAAATCTATAACGATCCTCTAAAGACATAAAAGATGAACAACATCgctatagaaaaaaaaacagttcccAAAAATGCTGCTATAATgtctgaaaatgagaaaaagggTTGTTTAGCTGCTACCGCTGGTTGTTGCCCTCAACAGTTAACATACTTCTCCATCACAAGAACAGTTGAAATGGATATGAGGGCAGAAATGACCTGGATAAAGTTAGTTAGGAAAATGACAAGACTACAGTGGGAGTAAAATACTGTCCTGGATTCCTCAAAATTCTGGATTTTTGGGGCTATATAATGTGCTAATTCCCGTATACATTATAATTCTTTACCAAAGAAATGTTAGACAACATCTGCACACAGACCCAGAGTTTAAAACCTTTTGGAGGGGAAATTCAAAGCCACTTGGTTATCCTCAATGTAACTGGGAGGTATAAAGGAGAAGCTGACATGACAGGTGCTACAAAGAGGAGCGTGTCGTGGCAAATGTTCCAAGTACAGCCTAACCTAGAGTTGTATTtggttttttatttgatttattggATTATAAAACAAAGATGAGTTTGTAGacaaatctacaaaaaaaacaagggatTCCCACATGGAATGGAGAATTTTTGTCATATCAATGTCTTTGTGTTAACTAGTACTACTATTGCAAAGCCAGGCAAGCTGGTACATCTTTTCAAAACCATACATAAATCTCATGAGAGGGATTTCCCAGCCAAGAGTGATCTATGAAAACAATGATCAAATCTCATCTAGTTGCAGAACAGTCCTTTTTTGCAATGCATGAGGTGGCAGCAAACAGCATCAAACTATTCTTGctgagaataaaaacacatttatgacaCGGAGGGGTTTATCAAGTAAGAATTAGACTGAAATCATGGCTGCTGTTAAGGACATCCAGTTATCCAGTAAAACATATGACACAGAAATGCAAAGAAATGTCAGAGAATTTCAAGGATCAACTGAGGAAGGACATTGCCATGTGTGAGTGTTTCTCACTCCAGTTTGACGATTTACAGAGATATGGACAATGTGGCGTagttttcatcattttccatGAGTTATAATGCTTCTTATCAGACTGCCGTTTGAGGACAGGAGCACAATGGAGACACAGCTAACACTTTCTTCCAGTGAAAGAGCACACAAGGGATAAAGATAAATATCAAGGATGTTTTTGAAAGGTGTCACAGAGAAAATTATGTCCAACTCTGTCATGTCTTGAAAGGCAGTTATTTCGCTCTCATTTGGAGAACAAATAGCAGAGTTTTGGTGTGATTACGGGAGCTGTCACCTGAAATCAAAGAGTTTCTCAAGTGCTCAAAGTTCTAAGTTCTCTGTTGATTACCGACTTACTGATATGCTGAATGAATTGGATATATAACTCACAAAATCAGATCTGTGACTACTCTCCAAGTGCAATTCGAGCTGCTACTTCTGTCAGCTAGGCTGCAATACCAGAATCTGCTCTACTTTCAAACTATCCATTCGGAACTTCAGCTGAGTATCATGGTAAGGACACAGAGGAACTTGCCAGCACACAGTACACAATGAAAATTCATTGTAAGTCATCAGAGTTTGACAGATGCTTTACTGACTTTGCCTTAGCTGAGCCTGTTGCTATGTATATGCATTTCCTGTTGGCCCAGATATACGTAGATGTGGATGGCACTGCCTCCAAAATTGGATCACTCACTAACCTGGACACAGCTGCGGTGGAGAATGAAATTCTCACCCTTCAAAATGACATTCAGATGAAGTGCGATGCGTCTGAGAGGAAGGGTGAGTTCTATATACCGTTAGAGAAGCATCTCAACATAAGAATGTAGCCTTGTACTTGTCAGCCCTTTTGTGGGTCAGCCTATTTATGTAGGTCTGCATTGTTCTCGCATGATGATCAAAAAGACTGAATCAAAAAGTACAAGATAAGTACAGTATTAATAACCACTAATTGTGTCCCTGAATCAATATGTTTGCATGTCACATTAAGGTTTTGTGacatatatgaatgaatgagagaGCTAAAAGAGACTTTAGATAGATTTTCTGAGTCTAAATTCCTCCTGGGATTCATCAGCTGCTTTTCTATCTTCTTCTGAATGAGATCCAGGTCTCCTCCTGGCAGCTAATTCAGACAGACTTTGTCTGTGTTGTTGAGCACGTGAAGTGTTACTCACCTGTCCTCTTCCAGGCCTTAGAAGCCGACAGCATGTGGGTGTATTCAAGGTTATTCAGCAAAGTCACAGGTTTCATCCGTGACATGGTGTTAGCACGCAGGACACCAAGATATCTGTGAGAGTCCAGCAAACACCTGGATGCAGTGTGAGTGAATCGCTTGGGCATACCTTCACAGGACAGGATGACAGGGAGAAGAAATGAAAGTGTTTCAATGAAGGTTGAATCTAGTTAAATGAGGAAAGAGGATTTAAAAGAGACACTTATTTTCTTTGACAGCCAACAAATTGGCAGTTGTGGCAGTTTATTGCAATCCACTTTACTGTATTAGTTTTACAGAAATACCCAAATAAAGaaacatcacatcatcaaaGAATTTATCACTATCCAATCATATCACTGAAACCCTTCTCTATTTTACCAGTCAGAGGTGAATAAGACTGGAAAAGAACCATAAGAATCATGAGATATGGGGTAGTTACTCATCAAGATGGGCAGTAGaactaaatatgaaaaataagtCATCAACACTAAATGACTTACTGGAAGAGGCAGATCTTTCATTTTCCAATAAAGTTGTTTTAGTGCATGGGGTGAAAAGCAACCTGTATGTACTCTATAAGATGATTGAATCTTTGTCAATTATCCAAATAGAACTAGCCACAGAAAAGGTCTCTTGTTACATAAATGATCAGTTCCACAATACAATCAATAACTGCACAACTCTCTAATTCTACATCCTCATTCATCCTTCTAGGACAAAAGATTCTGAGATTACACATTTAGAAAGCATCTCTCCCTCTCGTAACAttaggaaacaaacaaaattgaattcttaaagaaagaaaagctaaaattctgtattttaaaagtatttttattcattgaGATATAATCCCTCATGTAGCTTGATTATGACTTACAGTGAGCATTTTAAACCTTGTATGTTGACAAGTTTGCTTCATGTATGAACACAATATTGTATATTTCATAAGTTAAATTAAACTTATTTACCATATACTAATTCTTCAATGTTATTCACCAAACAAGGATCTGATAGCAGTCTGTTTCACAAAGCTAACTTGGAAAATCGAAGGACATAATTGGGTCATCAGCTGCAATGATTTGCTCTGGTCACAATGATCACACAGTGGCTGAGTTCTGGCACTTTCCAGATGTCGAGACAAAGCCGACggtttctctctcctcctagAACAGTGAGTTGACTGTGAGCTCAGAGTGTTATTAATAGCCACCGCAGGGGTGTGGAGGGTATTTGGCTGTCAAAGGGTTGAGGTGGCACCAGGGTTCAGATCGGCGCCGAACCATGATCACCTGCATGGGTGAAAGGCCGCTCACTGCAAGCATATAGTCTGCTCTGAacaaccatgttttttttttttaagagttgtCTCTCTAAAAGAAGACATATTGtctttgttcagtttttaaGTCGCTGTGAAGGGATAACAGTCCAACTATCTGCCAGTGGATGGCAGTGTTGACTGAGCCTGTTGTCCTTTAATAGAAAGAGAACTCAGTGTATGTTTGacattaaaatattcacattcaactCAACTTACCTTACTTCACTTGAATGGTTAAGCTGGATTGTTCTCACTTGAAGCCTGTGTAGGGACAAAGAAAACGATTTAGTTCAATTAAGCCTCTCCACTTAGTTAATATCAGAGAATAAGAAAAGCTCTATCCTTTAACCTTTCCATTTTGTGTGGGCCCTGTTAAAGCAACAGAGAACAGAGGAACAGAGAATAATTCCTTCGGTTGTCTCTCGTGAATGTATGCACCGCTATGCTCCATGTCATGTGCAACAGACCAATAGGAGGGTCCAACATTATGCATATCCGAAGGCCCACTGCACCAGCACAGGAGGAGTAATCTGTTGCTTCATGGTTGTCTGGATTAAGAAGCTATTTCATCCTGAGGTTGAGTTTACTGCATTCAGCTGCTGGCTTTTATGTACTTATCTGAGGTTCACTTGGGATTGTACTGTGGTGCTTGGCTGTCTGTGCCTTACAAAACTACAGCAGGTACATCTTAGTAAATCTTTCCAGAGCTGTTTATCTCACAGTGTTTTATGTCTGACAAGGTTAACTGGAAATGTTGCATGGTTTCAAAGGTGAATCAGCCCTAACCGTAAATTGTACAAACTACTTGGAGAGCAGCCCAAGcaaagacacataaacacaaaacaaataaacgGTATTGATCCCAGTCACAATTCCACTTTTGATAGGTTGAGTGAAGAATTTCAACCTGCACCTGTTAGCATAATACCAAAACACAGATTTCGACAAAATCCCTGGCCATGTTGAGATGAGTTTAGAAAACTGACCGATCTGTGAAGCAACACTTCGACTATAATACATTaacagtacaataaaataaataaaatgataataaaatatatatatataataaactaCACTTAAAAACACCAGCAAAATACTAAACTGTCTTGATTTCTGAGTGTGATCTTGATAGAAAACggttaaaaatgtcaataaagaGATGTACTACAGTAAGTAACTTAAACAGGCCTAAAAAAGCAGCATCCAAATCAACCTCAGGGCTCATTATGTacagtttatgttttaaattatgCTAAAATATTGTATTAGTCTTCTTTGGCATTTCATGACATTTATTTGCAGAGCAGTACACTGAAGAAGGTGGTATGATGGGCTTCAATACTGATCACCATGCATTGGTCCAATTTAGATTGACATCATGCCTTTCAGGGCTGTTCTCCACTGCTGAGGAAGCAATAATTTATCCAGAGTAATTTGAGGAAAGCAAGACACAGCCCAGTCAGACACTTAGAGCCACAGCAGCAGGCTCTGCCGCACACTATTAagactcctctcctcctctcaggaAGCTCACAGCAACTGAAAAACATGGGAACCTTTGTGTCTGGTTGAATGCCATTGAATGAGTCAGTTACATAGAGGTGTTTGTCAGGGGAACAACAATCATGAAACAACTCGCTATCGCAGCCAGTTggtgtggctttttttttttttttttgactgaaactgcagtgttttatttctctgtttgtatAATTATATGATATTCATTCtatgaaacaaaaacagcccTCTTCAATAGCCTATATACATTATCCAAAGACGTCACGACATATGAGAACTATGGCTCTATAATGTTACCTGACAAGATTGAACTCATAACATGTTCTATGTCCGGCACATGCTCTATtgaccattaaaataaaacaaactctcTTTTAAAAGCTTTCGAGAGCCCTTTACAGACAAAGGACATACCATGCTGTTGGGCCTAGACATGAAAACAAGCCAGCAGTGCTCTCTACTggcaaaagaaataaaaatttgaATTCATAGATTCCTCAGTCTTCTCAGTAAAGATTATCACAACTTCCTCCAGGATTAGTTAAATggagattgattgattgattgatgggaCATATGCAGATATATGCATGCATTGGTCTTTTTCCACATTTCACAtgccattaaaaataaatatgacatgCATTTCTTTTTGGTATAtgacaaatgtattttgtcacaaaaaaaatcaaataatactACAGGAAAACAGAAGATACTTGAGAAAAACACTGTGTACTGTCCAAATGTGTGCCATATTTATCCTTCAATATAAAACTTTTCagttaattacacatttaaaaacatcaattttgGATTTAAACTTAAATGGCAATGAATTTGATGCACACATCTAAATTAATCTGTGTGGGACTATTAAATAAATCCAAGAACTATTTTCACTCCCATATAAAATTACAATTATTGATAAGGTAATGTTTTTTCAGTAAATCCACTGAGTGCAACCTCAGGCTACTAGAGACGTCGAGGTTGTCTTGCGCATCACATACCTTTCCTACCTAAAGAGAATCAGATTTAGCCTACTTATTCTCTGTGGAAATTGGACAGACTTGAGTGACATACATTAATTTAGAGGATGTGTTCAATGAAATTAATTTCTCCATATTGTTATGAATCCTATTTTGGTAAGTCAGTCAATGAAatttacatgcaaacacacagtgttATCTGGATTTGGTTGTCCTTTAGAGCACGACCGGTTCATGGCTGTCTAAAAGAACCCAGATACCaagggaaaaacaaacagtaagtTAGTCATTACAATCATAGACGTGATTAGGAAATGGACCTCTGGAACTGACCTCATCCTGCACTGTCGAATAAGTGAATGAAACAGGAATGGCACTGGCATAACAGTTTTCATGAAGTCTCTTACAGACAGCCTAATAACAGTTGAATTTATACAAATATAACAAGGCATTACGGCAAGGGGGTggcttataataataattagttaaCTATACTCTAAATCAATATGTAATATTAGTTGTTAACTAGAGTATGAAGTGGCATACAATACCCCTTCATATTACCCCTTGGTAATATGGTGCTTTCTAAATGGGTAATGTATACAAAGTCATATTACTTAAGTTAAGGGTCTAGTGCACTGGGTTCATCTTATCTCTTTACCACTGTATATCAGTTACAATCTACAGTAAATGCACTCAGTGACAGGACCCTGACTTTAGTAAACACCAAAGGCTACTTTCACTGAATCTCTTTTTAGGTCGATAATACAGGATGTGTGTGATATATTAAGGATAAATGAggtatgtgtatatataatcCTTAGAGATTTCAAGAAAGTACTGTTGTCACCATATTGAGCCAATGAACAGTATGGTCtcattttaataactttatAACAGTGGAACTATTAATGACATTAAGGGTTATGGATTTTAAATGATCACAGTTGATATTAGTGATAGCCAGCTAATTGTCCtctaaaagatgaaaaattccTGGCAACATTCAGCACAAACCTAATGGAAATTAATGGGTTAATTGTACACATTCGGTGCACTTGACTTCGAAAAAGGTTTGGGGGCTTGGCCGACTTTCCATACAGCATACAAACAATTGCACAAGGTTTGGTCATTCAGCATTTCACAGCCTGTCCACCTTAAATCAAGATCTCTCGGGTTTAAGGTAAGCAATATACCTTAAGAGCAAAACATTAACAATTTTTCTGAAAAAactataattaaatatataacaaagcatcatattttatacCATTCTGTAAAAATGTCCAAGAGTGAATTTACTGAGTGATGTTAATACTCTATACACAGCTGTTATGCGAACCATTGTGCTGTTGGTGTTGTGGGTACTGGGAACATCACTGGTGTTGTCAGACCCCGACACAGCCGGAGAGAAGGTGACCGAAGAGCCGATTCCATGTTCTAAGGGATGCACCTGTCTGCACGATGAATACAGCTTGGAGCTCAACATGTACTGCAGTGCTCGAAACTTCACGCAAATCCCACCTGATATGCCGCCAGCCACACACTCTCTCTGGCTGGATGGCAACTTATTCACCTCACTCCCAGCATCGTCTTTCAAGGATCTTACCAATCTGGACTTTTTGAATCTGCAGAGTGGCCAGCTGGTGACCGTTGACCCTCAGGCTTTCAAAGGACTTCGGTCACTAGCACACATTCACCTTGAGCGAAATCGCTTGCGGGCGTTACCGGGTACTATCTTCGAGAACACACCTAACCTTGCCTCACTTAGTCTGCATAACAACCAGCTGACTCGTATCGAGGAGAGACTGTTTGCTGGACTTTCACACATGTGGCTTCTGAACCTAGGGTGGAACTCAATAGCAGTCTTACCTGAGACAGCTTTCCATGACCTCCAAGGTCTACGAGAGCTTGTTCTTGCAGGGAACAGGCTTGCTTACTTGCAGCCACAGCTCTTCCAAAATCTTGCTGAGCTTAAAGAGTTGGATCTAACCGGAAATTATCTCAAGGTCATCAAGGCTAATGTGTTTGTTAAACTCACTAAACTGCAAAAGCTTTACCTGGCCCAAAATCAGATCGTGACAGTGGTTCCCAGAGCCTTTGTAGGCATGAAGTCACTCAGATGGCTGGATCTCACAAAAAACAGACTGACTGCTCTTCATGACGACACTTTTTTGGGACTGCACAGTCTTCATGTGCTGCGTCTTTCCAACAACGCTATCACTGGAATTAGGCCCAGGACTTTCCGTGATCTGCAGTACCTAGAAGAACTAAGACTCAGCTACAACAGGATCAGAGCCCTGGGCGAGAGGATCTTTGAAGGCCTTAGTCATCTGGAGGTCCTGGAGCTAGAGCAAAATAACGTACAGGAGGCACAAGTTGGTAGTTTCACAGGCCTGTCTCATGTGGCTGTCATCAACCTGTCTGGAAGCTGCTTCCACAGTCTACCAGACCAAGTGTTCAAAGGCCTGTCGAATCTTCACAGCCTTCATCTGGACAGAGGCTGCCTAACAAGAATCACAACTCAAGCATTCACTGGACTGTCTGGTCTACGAAGGCTTTTCTTGCAATACAACAACATCTCTACAGTGGAACGCCAGAGCTTTGTAGACCTGGTAGGCCTTCTGGGACTAGACTTGAGATTCAACAAGCTGGAGGTTCTCCCAAGCAACACATTTTCTGGTCTAAAGAATTTGGAGTACTTGCTATTGTCCAACAATGAATGTCGGCAGTTTTTACAAAATGGCACAAAGCAGCTACTTCCAAGGCTGCGCTATCTAGACCTGAGATCTAATGCCCTGACAAGCATGGTCCCTGATTTCCCAGAGAGTATGGAAAAACTTTTGCTGTCTGGGAACCGGTGGAAATGTGATTGCGGTGCCCTCCCACTCAGAAACTACAGCCTGAGAAATCCACTGGTGGTACCTCGGCAAGTGGAGACCCACGCAGAGAGTGAAGAGCCTGACACTACTATCACCATATACAACAACATTACATGCACCAGCCCACCAAATCTAGCTGGTGTGGACCTACGGGATATTGACAATGAACACTTCCAAATCTGctaagcagacacacacatacatggttATATAATTAGTTGGCATACAGGACAGAATATTGCAGAATTGTCACATGTAATATTTTCAACAATACAACTTAATTTTCAGATTTTAAGATTAAAACTGTAATACTGATGTGTGATTCAGGTTCTTATTTCACATTGACTATTAACAGAAAAATTATTGTCGTCTGTAGCCTTTACAGAAaattttcttcaaaacatatttgaaggatgctaagatttttttttcaattaaaaaaacaacaacaataacaacaacaacaaaaaaaaacattttaattttccttcAGCTTTATGGAGTTTTATGTTAATAGTGAATGTGTGATTGTGGGAAAGTGCAACTACAGTGAGTAAGCTGCCACCTCTTTGCAGAAAATAGAATTTTATTCAATCCACAAGAAAATGCTTTGAGATAATTCAATTTATACTGACATTAGAGAGTAAAAGAGACTGTATATACCTTAGTTTTACCACTTAAGGATCGGTTTGCTTGATATGGAGACAGTTTTgcaaaagatataaaaacaatggatgaatttaaatgtgatgtattgtccaaaatgttttaatatatttaaaaatgtattctattCCTCTATATACTATCCTTTATGAACCATTTGGACCTCCCTTCATACTCTTGAACACATAAAGTATCAAATTTACATTACTATGGGACAGCACTTTCATTACTGTGGTCATGAGCATTTTGGGACAATGAAAATCGTGCTAACGAGCCAGAAAAGTCAGCAAAACCATGGCACAGCCCTGTAATTTGATATGTAAACATAGGTTAATGTTTGGCTCCTTAACCttatgcaaaacatttaaatggcACTTTAACTTTAAAACATCAaggtataatatatataatttatgtgACTGGGCTGGATGTACAAAAAGTGTGGCAAAAAATTACAGACAGGAGGAATTATGAATATCTGTACAGCTGGTGTCTTCATGTAATGCTTGTTACTTTAAAGTAGTTTGAACTGTTAGGAAATTGTCTTAGAAGTgcaataaattgattaaaacGTGTGTGCCTTCTCTTTATTAAGCATGTTTCATGTAAGTTACTCCCCACCTCCCAAAAAGTACTACACacagggtgcaaaattaacttttttgtccacctgCCAAATGGTTAGTgcatgttcaaattttaccagctACTCAATAgattatcatcttttttttttttttggcatatgttTGAGTGAACATAgagagtgaagcaaatctaccagccacttgcatattttaccagcatttgactggtggctggtgctaattttctTCCCTGCAGACACAACAGTAAGTTACCTACTGGCTGATAGTATGCCCAGGCATAAAAAACTGGCAAagcttcacagaaaaaaaacacagaaaatgataTAGCtaacaaacacaatcacatgAAATATGTACCTGGATAGTAGCAGAATATGTAtactgcacagtcaaacagtTGGCTAGTCACGCAGCACCTACAAAAGATGAACAGGTATTAATTTAGCACAATAGTCATCTAGCTAGCTTGTCATCTAACTGCAAATAACCACGTCAGAACACTAGCATGTTCATGAACTGATGTATATATAAACACTTGGCTATATTTGTTACAGACTACTGAGCTTAACCTACCTCggacatgtctctctctctctcttaagaACAGCCACAGCACCGTGTTTGTAGGTTAATTGTTTGTCCAGGTGCAAAACACTTTCCTGTGATTTTACGTGCGGCTTAAATTAGTGGCGATATTTCTGACAGCACCTGAAGGTAACACAGCAGTGTTGACGAGGCTCACGTGCCGTGCAGAGAAGCTTTCTGTTGCCAGTGGTAACCAAGGATCCTCAAATACTTTCCTCAAAGTTACATAACACAGGTTTATCTTTCTTTCTGGTTTATTTATGGCCGCTGGAAATGGAGCTGAATCATTGGAATTCAATTCTGGAGAAAGTGAAACCGCATATACCGACCATCAACTTTAATTCTTCATCGGTAGGCTGTTTCTTTATTCCTAAAATGAAAAAGTGATAACATCTGCTAACTGTCACGAGCATAATTCACGTTAGCTAAAGCAGATAACACCAAACAATGTTACGTCTTTACAGTCTGAGGATGAAGGGAttgtcacaatttttcaaagaCCAGCTGGTCTTTCTCTGAAGGTCCCTGAAGACACCCAGGAGGACAGTTTTCCAATGGAAGATGCTGAACTGGAGGttattcaattatattttcaaGAGTGTTATAATGCTAGTAATGTCAGGACCCACTGACCTGACataaactgtctgtgtgtttgtatgagtcCAGGAGCTGTTGAAACCTTTCGCACAGACATGCTGGTCAGAAGAGAATTGCAGCCAGAGTGTGAAGTTGGATGATGAAATTGTAGAAAGCACTACTGCAACTCACTGGGGTACACAGCACTCTGGTACTGCTGCTGAGGTGGGTTATATTCATCTGCAGTCACTGTCCTGATGAGATTACAGTAAAGCACTCTCATCAATCATTTCCTTTCATTCCTTCTCCGTGTCTCCATTATAAAGGCAAGTGCTTGTGAGAAAAATCAGGTGGAGTTGAACAGAGTCAAGCTGGATGCAAAATCAAATGTGGACAACACTAAATCTGATAAGGGTTTTCCTGTTCTCTCATTTGCGGTGAGTTTGGTAAAGTAAAAAGATAATCTTCACCAGTTATGCTTGATGCAGGTAAATATTCTCAATACAAGGTGCtgtttttatccaaaaaaaatacccttttttttaacacacttAAATTACATTCAGATGCTTGATCAGTGGGATTTGGATGATGTCCTCCAAAATCTCAAAGATGAGCTGCCTCTGCAACAGGGTGTGTCAGGGGAAGTTGCAAAAATACATGCAGGTAAGTGATACTTACTTGTGCTCATTATAGCAATAGTGATCTATAAAGGGTTTGTAGATAATTATGGGcctatttatttaatattttacgTTGTGAATTTGCTGTGTCTATAGTTTCAAACCAATTTCTCTTCATAGATGGTGACAAGGACAGGTCCCAGAATATAATGGAGAAGCTCGTTGCTTTCTGCAAGAGCCAGTCTGTGTCAGATCTTGCAAAAAGTCCTAACCACATTAGGTAAGTTAACATAACAAATAAAGTTTTGTAACCAAAtccctaaaataataataataataatcacctGTTTCCTACAGACAGAATAATGTGTGCAATAAATCATTTGAAAACAT is from Thunnus maccoyii chromosome 18, fThuMac1.1, whole genome shotgun sequence and encodes:
- the igfals gene encoding insulin-like growth factor-binding protein complex acid labile subunit; amino-acid sequence: MRTIVLLVLWVLGTSLVLSDPDTAGEKVTEEPIPCSKGCTCLHDEYSLELNMYCSARNFTQIPPDMPPATHSLWLDGNLFTSLPASSFKDLTNLDFLNLQSGQLVTVDPQAFKGLRSLAHIHLERNRLRALPGTIFENTPNLASLSLHNNQLTRIEERLFAGLSHMWLLNLGWNSIAVLPETAFHDLQGLRELVLAGNRLAYLQPQLFQNLAELKELDLTGNYLKVIKANVFVKLTKLQKLYLAQNQIVTVVPRAFVGMKSLRWLDLTKNRLTALHDDTFLGLHSLHVLRLSNNAITGIRPRTFRDLQYLEELRLSYNRIRALGERIFEGLSHLEVLELEQNNVQEAQVGSFTGLSHVAVINLSGSCFHSLPDQVFKGLSNLHSLHLDRGCLTRITTQAFTGLSGLRRLFLQYNNISTVERQSFVDLVGLLGLDLRFNKLEVLPSNTFSGLKNLEYLLLSNNECRQFLQNGTKQLLPRLRYLDLRSNALTSMVPDFPESMEKLLLSGNRWKCDCGALPLRNYSLRNPLVVPRQVETHAESEEPDTTITIYNNITCTSPPNLAGVDLRDIDNEHFQIC